One part of the Vitis riparia cultivar Riparia Gloire de Montpellier isolate 1030 chromosome 6, EGFV_Vit.rip_1.0, whole genome shotgun sequence genome encodes these proteins:
- the LOC117916895 gene encoding salutaridine reductase-like, giving the protein MASTISDSATMRCALVTGASKGIGLEICRQLASNGVMVVLTARDEKRGLEAVAKLHESSLSNVVFHQLEVMDAKSITTLAKFIVTRYGKLDILVNNAGVSGAITDWEAFKTLYLEDSKNNTNVAELLNKASKETYGLAEECVKTNYYGTKGVTEALFPCLLLSNSGRIVNVSSSLGSLQFVSNERVRMELNDVDVLSVERLDEIVNEFLNDVKEDRLHDRGWPTQTSAYTISKAAVNAYTRIVAKSYPSLLINCACPGFVKTDINSNTGFFPVEVGAKGPVMLALLPEGGPSGLFFEKMEASTF; this is encoded by the exons atggcaTCAACCATCTCAGATTCAGCGACGATGAG ATGTGCGCTTGTAACCGGAGCAAGTAAAGGAATTGGACTAGAGATATGCAGACAGTTAGCTTCTAATGGAGTCATGGTGGTATTAACAGCTAGAGATGAGAAGAGGGGTCTTGAAGCTGTGGCAAAGCTTCACGAATCTAGCCTGTCTAATGTAGTTTTTCATCAGCTTGAAGTGATGGATGCCAAGAGTATCACTACCTTGGCAAAATTCATTGTGACCCGTTATGGGAAGCTTGATATTTTA GTGAATAATGCAGGGGTTAGTGGAGCCATTACCGACTGGGAAGCATTTAAGACCTTATACCTTGAGGATAGTAAG AATAATACTAATGTAGCTGAATTGCTGAATAAAGCCTCAAAGGAAACTTATGGGTTGGCTGAAGAATGTGTAAAAACAAACTACTATGGCACCAAAGGAGTGACTGAGGCCCTTTTTCCATGCCTTCTGCTATCAAATTCAGGAAGAATTGTGAATGTGTCTTCAAGTCTTGGAAGCCTTCAG TTTGTCTCCAATGAAAGGGTCAGAATGGAGCTAAATGATGTTGATGTACTCTCAGTAGAAAGATTAGATGAGATAGTGAATGAATTCCTCAATGATGTTAAGGAGGACAGGTTACATGACAGAGGCTGGCCAACTCAGACATCTGCATATACAATCTCCAAAGCAGCCGTGAATGCCTACACAAGGATTGTTGCCAAATCATACCCAAGTCTCCTCATAAATTGTGCCTGTCCTGGTTTCGTCAAAACTGATATAAATTCCAACACCGGTTTCTTTCCTGTTGAAGTGGGTGCCAAAGGCCCTGTTATGTTGGCTTTGCTTCCAGAGGGAGGACCTTCTGGCCTCTTTTTCGAAAAGATGGAGGCATCAACCTTTTGA